The following proteins are encoded in a genomic region of Notolabrus celidotus isolate fNotCel1 chromosome 19, fNotCel1.pri, whole genome shotgun sequence:
- the june gene encoding junE proto-oncogene, AP-1 transcription factor subunit, protein MTAKMETPFYHDDSPAVPGFSHIAEYERYSGHKMLMSKKAMSLGGGHNFSGGGASGGRGTHGHLGLGGNSSLMASAASSADMNLLKLSSPDLEHLIIQSNQGLVTTSPVPNGANPFLYRNQATNEQEGFADGFVKALADLHKQNQLVAGSPMSPPPNSSVSLQASYQRNLMPGGDMPVYTNLGSYNHGQMGYSGAHMGYGSGSSHGSGGAPQAHPRSLDAPQTVPEVHHPPGDPTSPPSLSPIDLETQERIKAERKKLRNRIAASKCRKRKLERISRLEEKVKVLKNQNSDLASTAAMLREQVAQLKQKVMSHVTNGCQIAVGSNANAKSGAGGGGGTGSEDSSC, encoded by the coding sequence ATGACGGCCAAGATGGAGACTCCTTTCTACCACGATGACTCCCCCGCCGTCCCCGGTTTCAGCCACATTGCAGAGTACGAGCGCTACTCGGGACACAAGATGCTGATGAGTAAGAAGGCCATGTCGTTGGGGGGCGGCCATAACTTCTCTGGTGGGGGTGCATCAGGAGGGAGAGGGACTCACGGGCACTTAGGGCTTGGTGGGAACAGCTCCCTGATGGCTTCAGCAGCGTCCTCTGCAGACATGAACCTGCTGAAGCTGTCATCCCCCGATCTGGAGCACCTGATCATCCAGTCCAACCAAGGACTCGTAACCACCAGCCCAGTGCCCAACGGAGCCAACCCCTTCCTCTACCGGAACCAGGCCACCAACGAGCAGGAAGGATTCGCAGATGGTTTTGTTAAGGCACTCGCCGACCTCCACAAACAGAACCAGCTGGTTGCCGGCAGCCCCATGTCCCCACCTCCAAACTCCTCCGTCTCCCTGCAGGCGTCCTACCAAAGGAACCTGATGCCCGGCGGAGACATGCCGGTCTACACCAACCTCGGGAGCTACAACCACGGCCAGATGGGGTACTCTGGGGCACATATGGGGTACGGTAGTGGGTCAAGTCACGGCAGCGGTGGAGCCCCTCAGGCCCACCCTCGAAGCCTGGACGCCCCTCAGACTGTCCCTGAGGTCCACCATCCACCAGGCGACCCCACATCACCGCCGTCTCTCTCCCCAATTGACCTGGAGACACAGGAGCGAATCAAAGCAGAACGCAAGAAGCTTCGCAACCGCATTGCAGCGTCAAAGTGCCGCAAGAGGAAGCTGGAACGGATCTCTCGTCTGGAGGAGAAGGTGAAGGTCCTGAAGAATCAGAACTCGGACCTGGCCTCCACGGCCGCCATGCTGCGGGAGCAGGTCGCTCAGCTCAAACAGAAGGTAATGAGTCACGTCACCAATGGCTGCCAGATCGCTGTTGGGTCAAACGCCAATGCCAAGtctggagctggaggaggaggaggcacgGGCAGCGAGGACTCCAGCTGCTGA